A stretch of the Pristis pectinata isolate sPriPec2 chromosome 7, sPriPec2.1.pri, whole genome shotgun sequence genome encodes the following:
- the wdr41 gene encoding WD repeat-containing protein 41 isoform X4, translating to MRGNITGERLHELRGHSRPITGIALIPSTYHLQSESCHLLTASSDKTVIIWDLDTGSQIHLLAEFQSSVKCLMVIERLDVWLSGADKICVWNYNAELLCKTTCFKDADVSLMIELPKTNIAAVIRKELVIFKLVTSSESHTWEITEMRRLSNHEDDIRALITINDYTFATGSHVGELIIWDALEWTVKAFESQFWNAAPQSDKPAEIKISRTAYQHETCIHHLSSDGENIFAAIGTGIYVYNLQTKTVIAYQQVAHDSRVLHIAKLPNNQLVSCSVDGSVRLWELQELPPAEPATSGIFSMWGIGRPNKQQNQMVKRKLECSMLKTLELTGDLIGHSGAVQMFLYSKDHGIVTCSTDHLIIFWKDGERESQLRSKALFQQLEQDDV from the exons ATGAGAGGCAACATT ACCGGAGAGAGACTTCATGAGCTGCGTGGCCATTCAAGACCAATCACAGGAATTGCTCTTATTCCATCGACGTATCATTTGCAGTCAGAAAGTTGTCATCTTCTCACTGCTTCTTCTGATAAGACAGTTATT ATCTGGGATTTAGACACTGGCAGCCAAATCCatttgttggcagaatttcagtcTTCTGTTAAG TGCTTGATGGTTATCGAAAGGCTTGATGTGTGGCTGTCTGGAGCAGACAAAATATGTGTTTGGAACTATAATGCAGAATTGCTCTGTAAAACAACTTGTTTTAAAGATGCAG atgtGAGTTTAATGATTGAACTCCCAAAAACCAACATTGCTGCAGTGATCAGGAAGGAACTAG TTATCTTCAAGCTGGTAACATCATCAGAATCTCACACTTGGGAAATTACTGAGATGCGAAGACTATCAAACCATGAAGATGACATTAGAGCACTAATCACTATAAAtg ATTATACGTTTGCAACTGGATCTCACGTGGGTGAGTTAATAATTTGGGATGCACTGGAGTGGACAGTTAAAGCGTTTGAATCCCAGTTCTGGAATGCTGCACCACAGTCTGACAAACCAGCTGAGATAAAGATATCCCGGACTGCATACCAGCATGAAACCTGTATTCATCATCTGTCTTCAGATGGAGAG AACATTTTTGCTGCCATTGGGACTGGAATTTATGTGTATAATCTTCAGACAAAAACTGTGATTGCCTACCAACAAGTGGCACATGATTCACGAGTACTGCATATTGCGAAGTTGCCAAACAA CCAGTTGGTCTCCTGCTCTGTTGATGGCAGTGTTCGCCTCTGGGAATTGCAGGAACTTCCTCCAGCAGAGCCTGCTACATCAG GGATTTTTAGTATGTGGGGAATTGGGAGGCCAAACAAGCAGCAAAACCAAATGGTAAAACGCAAGTTGGAGTGTTCTATGTTGAAGACTTTGGAGTTAACTGGTGATTTGATTGGTCATTCAGGTGCAGTGCAA ATGTTCCTGTATTCTAAAGACCATGGAATTGTAACTTGTTCAACAGATCACCTCATCATCTTTTggaaggatggagagagggaATCACAGTTACGGAGTAAGGCGTTATTCCAACAATTAGAACAAGATGATGTGTAA
- the wdr41 gene encoding WD repeat-containing protein 41 isoform X3: protein MCKNQWRSHWFYAWEMTNQRIPTQNSRFASAGDDGVVFLWNVQTGERLHELRGHSRPITGIALIPSTYHLQSESCHLLTASSDKTVIIWDLDTGSQIHLLAEFQSSVKCLMVIERLDVWLSGADKICVWNYNAELLCKTTCFKDADVSLMIELPKTNIAAVIRKELVIFKLVTSSESHTWEITEMRRLSNHEDDIRALITINDYTFATGSHVGELIIWDALEWTVKAFESQFWNAAPQSDKPAEIKISRTAYQHETCIHHLSSDGENIFAAIGTGIYVYNLQTKTVIAYQQVAHDSRVLHIAKLPNNQLVSCSVDGSVRLWELQELPPAEPATSGIFSMWGIGRPNKQQNQMVKRKLECSMLKTLELTGDLIGHSGAVQMFLYSKDHGIVTCSTDHLIIFWKDGERESQLRSKALFQQLEQDDV from the exons ACCGGAGAGAGACTTCATGAGCTGCGTGGCCATTCAAGACCAATCACAGGAATTGCTCTTATTCCATCGACGTATCATTTGCAGTCAGAAAGTTGTCATCTTCTCACTGCTTCTTCTGATAAGACAGTTATT ATCTGGGATTTAGACACTGGCAGCCAAATCCatttgttggcagaatttcagtcTTCTGTTAAG TGCTTGATGGTTATCGAAAGGCTTGATGTGTGGCTGTCTGGAGCAGACAAAATATGTGTTTGGAACTATAATGCAGAATTGCTCTGTAAAACAACTTGTTTTAAAGATGCAG atgtGAGTTTAATGATTGAACTCCCAAAAACCAACATTGCTGCAGTGATCAGGAAGGAACTAG TTATCTTCAAGCTGGTAACATCATCAGAATCTCACACTTGGGAAATTACTGAGATGCGAAGACTATCAAACCATGAAGATGACATTAGAGCACTAATCACTATAAAtg ATTATACGTTTGCAACTGGATCTCACGTGGGTGAGTTAATAATTTGGGATGCACTGGAGTGGACAGTTAAAGCGTTTGAATCCCAGTTCTGGAATGCTGCACCACAGTCTGACAAACCAGCTGAGATAAAGATATCCCGGACTGCATACCAGCATGAAACCTGTATTCATCATCTGTCTTCAGATGGAGAG AACATTTTTGCTGCCATTGGGACTGGAATTTATGTGTATAATCTTCAGACAAAAACTGTGATTGCCTACCAACAAGTGGCACATGATTCACGAGTACTGCATATTGCGAAGTTGCCAAACAA CCAGTTGGTCTCCTGCTCTGTTGATGGCAGTGTTCGCCTCTGGGAATTGCAGGAACTTCCTCCAGCAGAGCCTGCTACATCAG GGATTTTTAGTATGTGGGGAATTGGGAGGCCAAACAAGCAGCAAAACCAAATGGTAAAACGCAAGTTGGAGTGTTCTATGTTGAAGACTTTGGAGTTAACTGGTGATTTGATTGGTCATTCAGGTGCAGTGCAA ATGTTCCTGTATTCTAAAGACCATGGAATTGTAACTTGTTCAACAGATCACCTCATCATCTTTTggaaggatggagagagggaATCACAGTTACGGAGTAAGGCGTTATTCCAACAATTAGAACAAGATGATGTGTAA